One Mercurialis annua linkage group LG3, ddMerAnnu1.2, whole genome shotgun sequence DNA window includes the following coding sequences:
- the LOC126672828 gene encoding geranylgeranyl diphosphate reductase, chloroplastic-like → MAMPQIQTHYAQLHSTFLSPSFSTPHSKLSFSKPPTLSVTAYSLSGRKLRAAVIGGGPAGSSAAEALASGGIETFLFERSTSTAKPCGGAIPLCMMDEFNIPLHLIDRQVTRMKIISPSNLTVDFGAKTLKPHESIPMLRREVLDSFLRSRAQSRGATLVPALVNHIEIPSKPTQPYVIHHVINNNIKRQLAVDVIIGADGANSRVAKSIDAGSYSCAIAFQERIKLPDDKMEYYKDLAEMYVGDDVSPDFYAWVFPKCDHVAVGTGTVCAKQDIKMFQRGIRERVGAKINGGKVIKVEAHPIPEHPRPVRVRGRVALVGDAAGYVTKCSGEGIYFAAKSGRMCGEAIVKASEGGEKMVSEEDIKREYLREWDKKYINTFRFLDLLQKVFYGSNAGREALVELCGDEYVQRMTFDSYLYKKLANGDRWEDVKMGFNTIGSLVRCRIMGREMESLKV, encoded by the coding sequence ATGGCAATGCCACAAATCCAGACCCACTATGCTCAACTTCACTCCACCTTCCTCTCACCGTCTTTCAGTACACCCCATTCCAAATTAAGCTTCTCTAAACCTCCAACTCTTTCAGTAACTGCATACTCTCTCTCAGGCAGAAAGCTCCGCGCTGCTGTCATAGGAGGCGGTCCAGCTGGTTCCTCCGCCGCAGAAGCCCTAGCCTCGGGCGGGATCGAAACATTCCTCTTCGAACGCAGCACTTCCACAGCCAAACCTTGCGGCGGAGCCATTCCTCTGTGCATGATGGATGAATTCAACATCCCTCTCCACCTCATCGACCGCCAAGTCACCCGCATGAAGATCATTTCTCCTTCTAATCTCACCGTTGATTTCGGTGCCAAGACCTTAAAGCCTCACGAATCCATCCCCATGCTACGCCGCGAAGTACTCGATTCCTTTCTGCGATCACGCGCGCAGTCTCGAGGTGCTACTCTGGTCCCTGCTCTCGTCAACCATATCGAAATCCCGTCGAAGCCGACACAACCGTACGTGATACATCATGTAATCAACAACAACATCAAACGACAATTAGCAGTGGATGTAATCATCGGAGCCGACGGAGCTAACAGCCGTGTGGCCAAGTCCATAGATGCGGGCAGCTACAGCTGTGCTATTGCTTTCCAGGAGAGAATCAAACTGCCCGATGATAAAATGGAGTACTACAAAGACCTTGCAGAAATGTACGTGGGGGACGACGTGTCGCCCGATTTTTACGCCTGGGTATTCCCCAAATGCGACCATGTTGCAGTAGGCACGGGTACTGTATGTGCAAAACAGGACATCAAGATGTTTCAAAGAGGCATAAGAGAGAGGGTTGGAGCTAAGATCAATGGTGGCAAAGTCATTAAAGTGGAGGCCCACCCCATACCCGAACACCCCCGGCCCGTCCGGGTAAGGGGGCGGGTGGCCTTGGTGGGAGATGCTGCAGGGTACGTCACAAAATGCTCCGGGGAAGGGATATATTTTGCGGCCAAGTCGGGGAGGATGTGCGGAGAGGCGATAGTGAAGGCGTCCGAAGGAGGGGAGAAGATGGTGAGCGAGGAAGATATAAAGAGGGAGTATTTGAGGGAATGGGATAAGAAGTATATAAATACATTCAggtttttggatttgttgcagaAAGTGTTCTATGGGAGCAATGCGGGTAGAGAGGCGTTGGTTGAGCTATGCGGAGATGAGTATGTGCAGAGAATGACATTTGATAGCTATTTGTATAAGAAATTGGCAAATGGGGATAGGTGGGAAGATGTGAAGATGGGTTTCAATACTATTGGGAGTTTGGTTAGATGCAGAATTATGGGTAGGGAGATGGAGTCTCTCAAGGTTTAG
- the LOC126673667 gene encoding F-box/WD-40 repeat-containing protein At5g21040, producing the protein MEFECQTNIDILKNSSLKENSNLKAKGLEICNPNLGYCLKEGILVSNEVFPNFCGSFSDLPPALISEILNCLDPKELGIVSCVSTVFNRLASENRVWKEVYCERWGLPLAQAPLGVGISDDDKSWKELFVEREFRSKTLLGRYSIDVLYGHTEAVRTVFLLASAKLIFTSGYDSVVRMWDMEDGLSIASSKPLGCTIRAVAADTKLLVAGGTDGFIQGWRAVEGLQCLFDLKEPNMEFRLWEHEGPITSLALDILRIYSGSWDMTVRIWDRSSLKCLKVLRHSDWVWSLAPHDTTAASASGSDVYVWDTHTGTLLAVINGAHVGNTYSLARSHTGKFLFTGGEDGAIHMFEIIGHSKMANVFKVATWIPHSGPVYSLAFEFPWLVSASSDGKLSLIDVRKLLKASRRSLGKKSRVRCDSVEAPQRMLHGFGPNLFSVGIGADRIICGGEEGVVRMWNFSRALEIEKRARALRGLRLENRMRRRKIQTEMSKGGQIDHCSVAAKKNSLRGDRSSVWQCKRGISSKLKA; encoded by the coding sequence ATGGAATTTGAATGCCAAACAaacattgatattttaaaaaattccagTTTGAAGGAGAACTCTAATTTGAAAGCTAAAGGTTTAGAAATTTGCAATCCCAACTTAGGTTATTGTTTGAAGGAGGGAATTTTAGTTAGTAATGAGGTTTTCCCCAATTTTTGCGGGTCCTTCAGTGATCTTCCTCCGGCATTGATATCTGAAATCCTGAATTGTCTTGACCCTAAGGAGCTTGGAATAGTTTCGTGTGTCTCAACTGTTTTTAATCGGCTTGCATCTGAAAACCGGGTTTGGAAGGAGGTTTATTGTGAGAGATGGGGACTCCCTTTGGCGCAGGCACCATTGGGCGTAGGGATCTCCGACGATGACAAGTCATGGAAGGAGCTGTTTGTGGAGAGAGAGTTTAGGAGTAAGACTTTGTTGGGACGTTACAGTATTGATGTTTTGTATGGTCATACTGAAGCAGTACGAACTGTTTTCCTTTTGGCTTCTGCTAAGCTCATATTTACTTCTGGATATGATTCAGTTGTGCGAATGTGGGACATGGAAGATGGCTTATCAATTGCATCATCAAAACCTCTTGGATGCACTATTCGAGCAGTTGCAGCGGATACAAAGCTTTTGGTTGCCGGTGGTACTGATGGATTCATCCAAGGCTGGAGAGCAGTCGAAGGTCTCCAATGCTTGTTCGACCTTAAGGAGCCAAACATGGAATTCCGACTTTGGGAACACGAGGGACCTATAACTTCCCTTGCTTTAGATATTCTGAGGATTTATAGCGGTTCATGGGACATGACTGTTCGCATATGGGATCGTTCTTCCCTGAAATGCTTAAAGGTTTTGAGGCATAGTGATTGGGTATGGAGCCTGGCTCCACATGATACTACAGCTGCTAGCGCGTCTGGGTCGGATGTGTATGTTTGGGACACTCACACCGGGACATTGCTTGCAGTTATTAATGGTGCTCATGTTGGCAACACTTATTCGTTGGCGCGAAGCCACACAGGAAAATTTCTCTTTACTGGAGGAGAGGATGGTGCTATTCATATGTTTGAGATCATTGGTCACAGCAAGATGGCTAATGTTTTCAAGGTTGCAACATGGATTCCACACTCTGGCCCAGTTTATTCTCTTGCTTTTGAGTTTCCTTGGCTTGTTTCAGCTTCTAGTGATGGGAAATTGTCGCTTATAGATGTTCGAAAGCTTCTGAAGGCAAGCAGACGCTCTTTAGGAAAGAAGTCGAGGGTTAGATGTGACAGTGTGGAGGCGCCGCAGCGGATGCTTCATGGATTTGGCCCCAATCTTTTTTCAGTAGGCATTGGAGCTGACCGGATCATATGTGGAGGAGAGGAAGGTGTGGTGAGGATGTGGAACTTTTCACGAGCTCTAGAAATTGAAAAGAGGGCTCGTGCTCTAAGAGGATTGCGACTGGAGAACCGAATGAGGAGACGCAAGATCCAAACAGAGATGAGCAAAGGTGGCCAAATTGATCACTGCTCTGTTGCGGCCAAGAAGAACTCTTTGCGTGGTGATAGGAGTAGCGTTTGGCAGTGTAAACGTGGAATCAGTAGCAAGCTGAAGGCTTAG
- the LOC126672616 gene encoding LOB domain-containing protein 24-like yields the protein MISGRCAACKYLRRGCASDCIFSLYFPSNDPQRFTYVHKIYGASNVAKLLQQVPAYLRDSAADSMYHEAQCRIEDPVYGCVGVISQLYQQIYNAENELAKTRAEIAIYASLAHQQFQI from the exons ATGATAAGTGGTCGTTGCGCAGCTTGCAAATATTTGAGGAGAGGATGTGCTTCAGATTGCATATTTTCTCTTTACTTTCCATCGAATGACCCACAAAGATTTACTTATGTTCATAAAATCTATGGTGCTAGCAATGTTGCAAAACTACTTCAG CAAGTCCCCGCTTATCTACGAGATTCAGCAGCAGATTCTATGTATCATGAAGCGCAGTGCAGAATTGAAGACCCAGTGTATGGTTGTGTGGGAGTAATCTCCCAATTATATCAACAAATATATAATGCAGAAAATGAGTTGGCTAAAACTAGAGCTGAAATTGCAATTTATGCTTCTCTTGCTCATCAACAATTTCAAATCTAA
- the LOC126671809 gene encoding LOW QUALITY PROTEIN: protein KOKOPELLI (The sequence of the model RefSeq protein was modified relative to this genomic sequence to represent the inferred CDS: deleted 2 bases in 1 codon), with protein MEAEEEAKSDVDSLRKLYILLQQTCLDMDERTRLFFRNLLDSARDNMVSAFLFLQFCIVFEALYTFVSSVLCVLIDQMVAATRDALSLKPPIPSKPLSPSPSPLQSQSRVAQRNKRCRVCQQTGFRQHSGPTNTEFAKQVSHSIQLLESLHISSSVNQLTGETSKRIWSSNGNVSRAVELGFRYPQSECLSHHYVHGLRIPPSKDNVAKHPSSSHTVEMKQQHSQDSSFHDDCVKNMLMKPMLVDYDQSKRQQKQKTKQTCTSSSTSSYSRADTESESSRTDVSPESSSYESRSSHSSYTSSASPVRKAKKVVRSSSPEKAGGKLTRLKNRLRVIFHHHHHHHHHHNRGSMWKKIKVKQKEKGYEKKAVEKVKVKEGGQFQAMVKGLMKHAKQKQKKKKKNMGIRGQNQHWWKLLKHNGGVRLPNKGRVRLHLQPNK; from the exons ATGGAAGCGGAAGAAGAAGCGAAAAGCGATGTGGATTCGTTGAGAAAATTGTATATCCTTCTCCAACAAACTTGTCTAGAT ATGGATGAGCGCACAAGACTTTTTTTCAGGAATTTGTTAGATTCTGCAAGAGACAACATGGTTTCTGCTTTTTTGTTTCTTCAATTCTGTATTGTATTTGAAGCATTATACACATTTGTAAGTTCTGTTTTATGTGTTTTGATTGATC AGATGGTAGCTGCAACACGAGACGCATTGTCGTTGAAGCCTCCTATACCATCCAAGCCTTTAAGCCCATCGCCTTCACCTCTGCAATCGCAATCTAGAGTCGCGCAGAGAAATAAACGCTGCAGAGTATGTCAGCAGACCGGTTTCAGGCAGCACTCAGGACCCACAAATACTGAATTTGCTAAACAAGTGTCTCATTCAATTCAACTCTTGGAATCTTTGCACATTTCTTCTTCTGTAAATCAATTAACTGGTGAGACTAGCAAAAGAATTTGGAGTAGTAATGGTAACGTTTCGCGGGCAGTTGAATTAGGGTTCCGATATCCCCAGAGTGAATGTTTGTCGCATCACTATGTTCATGGGTTGCGGATCCCTCCGAGTAAGGATAATGTGGCAAAACATCCTTCCTCCAGCCACACTGTGGAAATGAAGCAGCAGCACAGCCAAGACAGTAGTTTTCATGACGATTGTGTGAAGAATATGCTAATGAAGCCAATGCTGGTGGATTATGATCAGAGCAAGAGACAGCAGAAGCAGAAAACAAAGCAGACTTGTACGTCGAGTTCTACCTCTTCGTACAGTCGGGCAGATACAGAATCCGAAAGCAGCAGAACCGACGTTTCACCCGAAAGTAGCAGCTACGAGAGCAGGAGCAGTCATTCTTCTTATACCTCATCAGCAAGTCCTGTCAGGAAGGCTAAAAAAGTTGTCAGATCATCAAGTCCTGAGAAAGCAGGGGGGAAATTGACAAGGTTGAAGAACAGGTTGAGAGTAATATTTCACCACCACcatcaccaccatcatcaccaTAACAGAGGATCAATGTGGAAGAAGATAAAAGTGAAGCAGAAAGAGAAGGGGTATGAGAAAAAAGCAGTGGAGAAGGTGAAAGTGAAAGAGGGGGGTCAGTTTCAGGCGATGGTGAAAGGATTGATGAAGCATGCTAAGCAGAaacagaaaaagaagaagaagaatatggGGATTAGAGGCCAAAACCAACATTGGTGGAAATTGTTAAAGCATAATGGTGGAGTTAGACTGCCCAATAAAGGCCGGGTTAGACTCCACCTTCAACCTAACAAATGA
- the LOC126673668 gene encoding GDSL esterase/lipase At1g71250-like: MVVLFLSFVGILMMSSSSSSVSNAQYMRVKESNGNVSAMFIMGDSSVDCGHNNPFYPFLHRNLSLVPCNGSDSTLLPYLLAQKMGLLSTSLFFGQNGSVEGIKRGLNYGSAHSTIMKSDSQSHQSLNQQLREVFETLQLLQLQLSEETANHFIRSSMFYLSFGKDDYIDHFLGNSSGIMLKYTGKQFARILVNQMVYAIRSLFDANVRKIICMGILPLGCTPRSVSEWRNVTAVHGSRCVREVNNLVLQYNVMLHEHIIELNSEYPDAQIVFCDVYRGIMKIVAKPLHFGFRDAESACCGLGLHNAIVGCLSTELGCSEPSRYVWWDFYNPSERVNSMLADAAWSGHMLSGICHPMPVQDLVYTLL, from the exons ATGGTCGTCCTCTTCTTGAGTTTTGTTGGTATCTTGATGATGAGCAGTAGCAGTAGTAGTGTATCAAATGCGCAGTATATGAGAGTGAAGGAATCAAATGGAAATGTTTCAGCAATGTTTATAATGGGCGATTCTTCTGTTGATTGTGGACACAACAATCCCTTCTACCCTTTTCTTCACAGGAATCTTTCATTGGTTCCTTGCAATGGCTCTGATTCTACTCTGCTTCCTTATCTTCTCG CTCAGAAGATGGGATTATTAAGTACCTCGCTGTTTTTCGGTCAGAATGGATCTGTTGAAGGGATAAAACGCGGGTTGAACTATGGTTCAGCACATTCGACAATCATGAAATCTGATAGTCAGAGCCATCAGTCTCTTAACCAACAACTACGCGAAGTATTCGAGACTTTGCAGTTGTTGCAGCTTCAGTTAAGTGAGGAAACTGCCAACCATTTTATCAGATCCTCTATGTTTTACCTCTCATTTGGAAAAGACGACTATATCGACCATTTCCTTGGAAATTCTTCGGGCATAATGCTCAAGTACACTGGCAAACAATTTGCTCGAATTCTGGTCAATCAGATGGTTTATGCTATTAGGAGCCTCTTTGATGCAAATGTTAGGAAGATTATTTGCATGGGGATATTGCCTCTGGGATGCACACCACGCAGTGTCTCAGAGTGGCGTAATGTAACTGCTGTTCATGGCAGCCGTTGTGTCCGAGAGGTAAACAATCTGGTTTTGCAATATAACGTCATGCTACATGAGCACATTATTGAACTCAACTCAGAGTATCCCGATGCTCAGATCGTTTTCTGTGACGTATACCGAGGAATTATGAAGATCGTAGCCAAACCATTACACTTTG GTTTTAGAGATGCCGAGAGTGCATGCTGTGGACTTGGTCTGCACAATGCAATCGTTGGTTGCCTTTCTACAGAGTTGGGTTGCAGTGAGCCTTCGAGATATGTGTGGTGGGATTTCTACAATCCATCAGAAAGAGTGAACTCTATGCTTGCGGATGCAGCTTGGTCTGGTCATATGTTATCAGGAATTTGTCATCCTATGCCAGTCCAAGATCTGGTATATACTCTTCTATGA